CGACCATGCGGCCAATACTGTGCCACCCTGCGTGGGCAATGGCGATCTGGGCCTCGCACCCGGCGATATGGCCCGCCACATCGCCTATGATGTCGGCGCTGCCGGCGTTTCGCGCCATTTGTCCGAACTTTTAGACGCCCCCGCCATTCTGTCAAATTTCTCTCGGCTCGTGATCGACCCCAACCGGGGCGAGGACGATCCGACGCTTGTGATGAAGCTCTATGATGGCACCGTCATCCCGGCAAACCGCAATGTCGATCAGGCCGAACGTGACCGCAGGCTGAACGCATTTCACCGCCCCTATCACCGGGCGGTCGCGCGCCTAGCCGCCCGGCAGAACAACAGCGTAATCCTTGCTATGCATTCCTATACGCCGCAACTGCAAGGTCGCGAAAAACGTCCGTGGCACATCGCGATCCTGCATGATCGCGACAGTCGTCTAGCCACCCCCCTGATTGCACGACTCAGAGAGGAGCCTGACATTTGCGTTGGCGAAAATGAACCCTATGGCGGGCATCTGGATGGTGACAGTATTGATCGCCACGCGGTGCTGACGGGGCGGGTCAATGTGCTGATCGAAATTCGAAACGATTTGATTAAAACAGAAGACCAGCAGCGAAGCTGGGCAGAGCGTTTGGCCCCGATCCTGACCGAGACATTGGCAAAGACCGGGCTTTGATTGCAAAAGACTCTTAGTCGGCGCTTCGCTTGACCTTGCAGGATTCGCCCCCACCTGATGAAGTATCCCAATCGACCGAAAGGATCCGCCATGGATGACCAGACCCGCATCGAAATTGAAGCCGCTGCCTTCCGTCGGTTGCAAAAACACCTGATGGAAGACCGGCAGGACGTTCAAAATATCGACATGATGAACTTGGCTGGTTTTTGCCGGAACTGTTTGTCCCGTTGGTATCAAGAGGCCGCAAATGCGCGCGGCATCGACATGACCAAAGACGACGGGCGCGAAGCATTCTATGGCATGCCGTATGACGCCTGGAAAACCAAGTTCCAAACAGAGACCAGCCCTGAAAAGCAGGCGGCGTTCGAGGTGGCGTTCAAGGAAAACGTGCTGGACGAGAAAAGCTGATGCGTCCGTCCGACCAACTTGCGGAGTTTACCCGTGACGCATTGGCGGCGGGCAAAAACCGGGATGACATTCGCACGGCGCTGATCCAGTCGGGCTGGGCCCCAAACGAGGTGTCCGAAGCGCTGGACGCCTGGGCCGACATCGACTTTCCGACACCCGTGCCACGCCCTCGCCCCTATGTCTCGGCGCGCGAGGCGTTCTTTTATGGCATCATGTTCGTCGCGCTGGCGATGACGGCATGGCATTTGGTTGCGCTGTTTCACAATCTGATTGACCATTGGATTACCGACCCTCTTGACGAAAATACAGGTCGTTACGCGCTCAGTTCGACTCGGTGGTCCATCGCAGCACTGATCGTGTTTACCCCGACCTTTCTGTTGCTGAACCGACGAACCGTTCAGGCGACCAAGGCGGACCCGGGAAAGCGTCGGTCAGGCGTGCGAAAGTGGTTCGGCTATGTCACCCTGTTTCTGGCCTCAATCTCGCTGCTCGGTGATCTGATGGCAGTGATCTATGCGCTGCTGAGCGGTGATCTTACGCTGCGTTTTATCCTGAAAGCACTGGTCGTGGCCGGGGTTGCAGGGGCAATCTTCGCCTATTTCCGGCAGGAAGCAGACGAGGCGCGGGATGGAGCGTGACGCCCTTGCCCCTATGGCGATTGGCGCATTTGTGGTCGCGGCGATTGCTGCCGGTCTGACAATCACCGGCGGCCCATTGTCTGCGCGCGCTGAAAAACGCGACATGGCACGACTGGCTGATCTTCGGAAGCTTCAGGCCGCCGTTACCTGCCGCACTGATCAGGATAAAGGGCTGCCAGATGACCTGACCGCTGCTTCCCTTTGCGACGATGCGGCTCCCTTAAGCAATCCGGTTACAGGCGAATCATATAAATACGAGAAGCTTTCGGAAACGACCTATCGATTATGTGCCGAATTTGAGCGGCCAGAGCTTATGACCGACTTTGATCTGGGTTCAGCACAATGGCAATCTGCCGATCGCTGTTTTGTTGTGATTCGGAAGTAGAAGAAGGCCGATCCCTCGGCCTTCTTCTGGTTGCTTTGACGCGGTCAAATCATATCGCCGTTTTCAGGCTTTCATCCAAATAGATTTCGCGCAGGCGCAGCGCCACCCGTCCCGGCGCACCATCCCCCAGCACCTTGTCGTCAATCTGCACCACCGGCATCACGAAAGCCGACGCCGACGTGAAGAAGGCTTCATCCGCATTCTGGGCTTCTTCGATGGTGAAATTGCGCTCCTCAACCTCCATTTGCGCCTCTTCGGCATAGCGCAACACAGCGGCGCGGGTGATCCCGTGCAGGATGTCATTCGACAAAGCGCGCGTGATAATCTTTCCGTCCTTCACGATATAGACGTTGTTTGACGTGCCCTCGGTCACATAGCCATCTTCGACCATCCAGGCATCATCTGCCCCGGCAGCCTTTGCCATCATTTTTCCCATTGATGGATAAAGCAGTTGTACTGTCTTGATGTCGCGACGACCCCAGCGGATGTCGTCGATCGAAATGACTTTCATCGGCTTCACGGTTTCAGCCAGCCCGGGTTTGGCCTGCGTAAACAAAACCACCGTCGGCTTCACTTCGTCCGGGTCAGGAAACGCAAAGTCACGATCCGATGCTGCCCCGCGCGAAATTTGCAGATAGATCAACCCTTCGTCGATATCGTTTAACCGTACCAACTCGCGATGCACCACTAGCAAGTCCTCGGTCGAGATCGGGTTCTGCATATCAAGCTCGCTCAGCGAGCGCTTTAGTCGCTCGGCATGACCGTCAAAAGCGATCAACTTGCCGCCCAGAACGCTGGTCACCTCGTACACCGCATCGGCAAACAGGAAGCCACGGTCAAAGATCGAGATTTTGGCCTCGGTTTCAGGCAAATACTCTCCGTTCACGTAAACGGTGCGGGTCATGTCATATCTCCTTGGTGTGACGCGCAGCGGGCGCATTGACCCGTGCGACGTTTCCTGTTCTGGCTGTTGATACTCGGGTCTTCGAAAGAGTCAAAAAGGAATTCCAATGCCATCTGCGACACAATCCGCTGCCATCATGTTGACCGCAGGGATTGGCATTCCCATATTGGCCGCTCTGAACGCAGCACTGGGGCAGCGGATGGGGTCGCCTATCGCGGCGGGCGTAATCCTGTTTCTGGTGGCGCTTCTGACCACGTTGGTTGTGTTCCTCTTCTCTGGTGGTTCTCTGAAAGGTGCCATTGGGTCGCCACCGCATCTGTTCTTAGCGGGCTGTCTTGTCGCCTTCTACGTGCTGACTATCACATGGGTGGCCCCCAGTTTCGGCGTTGGCAACGCGGTGTTTTTCGTGCTGCTGGGTCAATTGATCTCAGCTGCGGCCATTGACCATTTTGGCTTATTTGGCGCACAAGCCAGCCCTCTTTCCTTGTGGCGCGGTGCTGGGATCACAGTCATGGGTCTGGGCGTATTCCTGACGCAGATTGCGGGGCGAAGCTAACGGTTACCCCCACAATGCTGCCTCGGGCGGATGAACCCCCTTTTCATCAAACAAGAGCGGCATGTCCCGATCTTCCGCCAGCAAGAGTGGCCCATCCAAATCTGTGACCAGCGCGCCCTGTGCAACCAGCGTTGCAGGCGCCATCGCCAGCGAGGATCCAACCATACAACCGACCATGACCTTATAACCTTCGGCCAACGCTGCGTCGTGCAAGGCCAAGGCTTCAGTCAGGCCGCCGGTTTTATCCAGCTTGATATTCACCACATCATATTTGCCTTTGAGCTTTGGCAGGCTGGCGCGGTCATGGCAGCTTTCATCAGCACAGACCGGCACCGGTCGGTTCATCCCAATCAGGGCTTCGTCCTCGCCTGCAGGCAGGGGCTGCTCGACAAGGCTGACGCCCAGACGCACCAGATGCGGAGCAAGATCAGCATAAGCTTCCGCTGACCAACCTTCATTGGCGTCCACAATAATGCGCGCGTTTGGTGCACCTTTGCGCACGGCCTCAAGCCGCGCCATGTCGTCCGCGGTGCCCAGTTTGATTTTTAGCAGTGGGCGGTGGGCGTGTTTTTCGGCCTGCGCCCGCATCTCGGCGGGTTCGGCCAGCGACAGGGTGTAGGCGGTGATCTCCGGCCTTGGTTCGGTCAGGCCTGCCAGTTCCCAGACACGTTTGCCCGCGCGCTTGGCCTCAAGATCCCACAAGGCGCAATCCACGGCGTTGCGCGCGGCGCCTGCTGGCAGAATGTCCAACAGCGCCTGACGCGTCACATTAGCGGGCAGATCCCTGATCTGATCCGTGACACTTTCCAGAGTTTCGCCGTAGCGCGCATAGGGCACACATTCGCCCCAGCCGTGATAATCGCCGTCCGTGATCCGAACTGTGAGCACTTTCGCCTCGGTCCGTGACCCGCGCGAGATGGTGAAAACCTGCGCCAGCTTGAACACAT
This DNA window, taken from Aliiroseovarius sp. F47248L, encodes the following:
- a CDS encoding N-formylglutamate amidohydrolase, translated to MTYHPYSILGEDRPSRWLITCDHAANTVPPCVGNGDLGLAPGDMARHIAYDVGAAGVSRHLSELLDAPAILSNFSRLVIDPNRGEDDPTLVMKLYDGTVIPANRNVDQAERDRRLNAFHRPYHRAVARLAARQNNSVILAMHSYTPQLQGREKRPWHIAILHDRDSRLATPLIARLREEPDICVGENEPYGGHLDGDSIDRHAVLTGRVNVLIEIRNDLIKTEDQQRSWAERLAPILTETLAKTGL
- a CDS encoding DUF5671 domain-containing protein, which translates into the protein MRPSDQLAEFTRDALAAGKNRDDIRTALIQSGWAPNEVSEALDAWADIDFPTPVPRPRPYVSAREAFFYGIMFVALAMTAWHLVALFHNLIDHWITDPLDENTGRYALSSTRWSIAALIVFTPTFLLLNRRTVQATKADPGKRRSGVRKWFGYVTLFLASISLLGDLMAVIYALLSGDLTLRFILKALVVAGVAGAIFAYFRQEADEARDGA
- a CDS encoding D-amino-acid transaminase yields the protein MTRTVYVNGEYLPETEAKISIFDRGFLFADAVYEVTSVLGGKLIAFDGHAERLKRSLSELDMQNPISTEDLLVVHRELVRLNDIDEGLIYLQISRGAASDRDFAFPDPDEVKPTVVLFTQAKPGLAETVKPMKVISIDDIRWGRRDIKTVQLLYPSMGKMMAKAAGADDAWMVEDGYVTEGTSNNVYIVKDGKIITRALSNDILHGITRAAVLRYAEEAQMEVEERNFTIEEAQNADEAFFTSASAFVMPVVQIDDKVLGDGAPGRVALRLREIYLDESLKTAI
- a CDS encoding DUF1244 domain-containing protein, producing MDDQTRIEIEAAAFRRLQKHLMEDRQDVQNIDMMNLAGFCRNCLSRWYQEAANARGIDMTKDDGREAFYGMPYDAWKTKFQTETSPEKQAAFEVAFKENVLDEKS
- a CDS encoding DMT family transporter, which gives rise to MPSATQSAAIMLTAGIGIPILAALNAALGQRMGSPIAAGVILFLVALLTTLVVFLFSGGSLKGAIGSPPHLFLAGCLVAFYVLTITWVAPSFGVGNAVFFVLLGQLISAAAIDHFGLFGAQASPLSLWRGAGITVMGLGVFLTQIAGRS
- the dgcA gene encoding N-acetyl-D-Glu racemase DgcA, with amino-acid sequence MKISVTADVFKLAQVFTISRGSRTEAKVLTVRITDGDYHGWGECVPYARYGETLESVTDQIRDLPANVTRQALLDILPAGAARNAVDCALWDLEAKRAGKRVWELAGLTEPRPEITAYTLSLAEPAEMRAQAEKHAHRPLLKIKLGTADDMARLEAVRKGAPNARIIVDANEGWSAEAYADLAPHLVRLGVSLVEQPLPAGEDEALIGMNRPVPVCADESCHDRASLPKLKGKYDVVNIKLDKTGGLTEALALHDAALAEGYKVMVGCMVGSSLAMAPATLVAQGALVTDLDGPLLLAEDRDMPLLFDEKGVHPPEAALWG